From Bicyclus anynana chromosome 7, ilBicAnyn1.1, whole genome shotgun sequence, the proteins below share one genomic window:
- the LOC112043710 gene encoding protein aurora borealis, giving the protein MSVRNGSPNCNKKSTPPTKEKVRNPFDKVLIERLHNPICSPGMCKIYKKQKSGSFRWDIDQKCTLLPADIVACSSQFEPTPDPVLEKIAEEANEKFFSQELVVPSPLEVSKKIKPLLLSSTESNLTVTSLISEKVVEVRDFAAQTVLTLPPELPPEIESMLQQFCTFTQEQDISGEYEITANGSLRRQLIFEEHSDMEHDDSEQTDDEIHVEQRPPSSFETHTRVLVSPNLSRDVVTKGMKRTFGTPLQISQNGGKPCYRNKILDMVDFGEPCFSPIEFRTPKRNQTSSATSSSLASVSISPVTKASSDEEKNNFTSPESEAMATCLDCVVSSSDSKAKASCFCNIAPNKSIVRRSTSLKDSPRHCRRGSFSEKRSQSMSSLNRSRSVQKLDFSMDMSIDGSIHNVSQAESESSPKGKQVSWSIEENSSIQLVKSDPIEIEQQSSTQLINVNAILDETPVKSKHKKNVLAHEISKIRAPLRLSPGRDMSLDSSLDNFDIPLCMEEKKIDFNNIDLKLLTDNVSQFEYNSNGTRAESSTSFKRVDSGFTENTFYASSYYESAIKPSELTVTNPKINTTALKEISNINWMRVDSGFKDETSTDSMQFYSNDSSAKRVFRFSEAKLPDKENIGEYDKFLNNTQNNSEAISMSDIFTDDMTFNCNFSSTPSKTKSRKVNNFE; this is encoded by the exons ATGAGTGTTAGAAATGGTAGtccaaattgtaataaaaaatcaacACCACCGACAAAAGAAAAAGTACGGAATCCCTTCGATAAAGTTTTAATTGAAAGGTTACATAATCCAATATGCAG TCCGGGGATGTGCAAaatctacaaaaaacaaaaaagtggtTCATTCCGATGGGATATAGATCAAAAATGTACATTGTTACCAGCTGACATTGTAGCATGCAGTAGCCAATTCGAACCGACGCCAGATCCTGTGCTGGAGAAGATTGCAGAGGAAGCAAACGAgaa ATTCTTTTCCCAAGAGTTGGTGGTTCCAAGTCCACTAGAAGtatccaaaaaaattaaaccactTTTATTATCATCAACTGAGAGTAACTTAACAGTTACTAGTTTAATAAGTGAAAAAGTTGTGGAAGTAAGAGATT ttGCAGCTCAAACAGTGCTCACTCTACCACCGGAACTGCCTCCTGAAATTGAATCCATGCTACAACAATTCTGCACTTTTACACAG GAGCAAGATATATCCGGTGAATATGAAATCACAGCCAATGGATCACTGAGACGTCAGTTAATTTTTGAGGAACACAGTGACATGGAACATGATGACTCAGAGCAGACTGATGATGAGATTCATGTAGAACAACGCCCACCATCCAGCTTCGAAACTCACACACGTGTTCTAGTTAGTCCTAAttta TCTCGTGATGTTGTGACAAAAGGCATGAAGAGGACCTTTGGCACACCTTTACAGATAAGCCAAAATGGTGGAAAGCCATGTTATCGAAACAAAATACTTGATATGGTGGACTTTGGAGAGCCTTGTTTCAGTCCTATTGAGTTTCGAACACCGAAGCGTAATCAGACATCTTCGGCTACGTCATCCTCTTTAGCTTCTGTGTCAATATCTCCAGTTACCAAGGCATCCAGTGATGAagag AAAAACAACTTCACGTCACCGGAATCTGAGGCCATGGCGACTTGCCTCGACTGCGTTGTTTCTTCGTCTGACAGCAAAGCGAAGGCTTCGTGCTTTTGTAATATTGCACCAAACAAATCCATTGTCAGAAGGAGCACTTCTCTCAAAGACTCGCCTCGCCATTGCAGAAGAGGTTCCTTCTCAGAGAAACGCAGTCAGAGCATGTCCAGTTTGAATAGGAGTCGCTCAGTTCAGAAGTTGGATTTCAGTATGGACATGAGTATAGATGGTTCTATACACAATGTCTCTCAAG CGGAATCCGAGAGCTCTCCAAAAGGAAAACAAGTGTCTTGGTCTATAGAAGAAAATTCTAGCATACAATTAGTTAAATCTGATCCAATTGAGATCGAACAACAGTCTTCCACACAACTAATTAATGTTAACGCAATATTAGACGAAACACCAGTGAAGAGCAAACACAAGAAGAATGTTCTAGCACACGAGATTAGTAAAATTCGCGCGCCCTTGAGATTGAGTCCAGGGCGTGATATGTCTTTAGATAGTAGCTTAGATAATTTCGACATACCTCTGTGTATGGAGGAGAAGAAGATAGACTTTAATAACATTGATCTCAAACTATTGACTGATAATGTTTCTCAATTCGAGTACAATTCTAATGGAACTCGTGCAGAGAGTTCAACAAGCTTTAAAAGAGTTGACAGCGGCTTTACAGAGAACACATTCTACGCGTCTAGTTATTACGAAAGTGCCATAAAACCCTCCGAGTTGACTGTAACGAACCCAAAGATAAATACGACAGCTTTGAAAGAAATATCTAATATTAATTGGATGAGAGTCGACAGCGGTTTCAAAGATGAGACGTCAACCGACAGTATGCAATTTTACTCCAACGATAGTTCTGCCAAGAGAGTGTTCAGGTTTTCTGAAGCTAAATTGCCTGACAAAGAGAACATTGGGGAATATGATAAGTTCCTAAATAACACACAGAATAACAGTGAAGCGATATCCATGTCCGACATATTTACGGATGACATGACCTTCAATTGTAACTTTTCATCGACACCATCCAAAACGAAGTCGCGTaaagttaataattttgaatag